GGCTTCAGGCATAAGTTCCTCCTTCTTGCTGTACAATAAATAGTACATGTCAAAGGGCGGGTCAAGAGCGCGAAATAAGAGTCTTGTAAGCCCCAACACGGCGTTCTCCTCTTTGCCTATAATCATGGCCGCCTTTCCTTTTCCCGTCTCATCCCTGTCAACCCCCCATATTTCCGTCTTTTCCCGTTCTGTGCCGTCCTCTCCCGTCCTGCTTGTTGCTCGGCGGTGCGATATCCAGCCATTTGAGGAGTGTTTGCAAAAAAGGAAGCCGAGGTGTTATCCCCGGCTTCCTTGCCTTATGCGGCTTCCTTGTCTTCCGATTTTCGTAGCAGCTTCACGATGAAGGTCACGCCTCGCTGGTAGACGAGCGTTTGCGTGCCTACGCGCATCTCGCCGTGAACCTCGTAGCGGCGTTCCACGACACGGAAATATCCTCGGTCCATGTAAATCTGTTTGGGTTCATTGTTCGCCATGAGGACTCCCCGATCCCGGAGAAACTTGAACAGTTTGTTGCGGCCAATTCCGAAATCCTTGTGCAGGGCCTTGGCTACCGATCCGATGGGCAGAGCCGTGTCCGAAGCCATGAGCGAATCCAATGTTTCGGCCTTGGGCTTGAGCCTGTCTCTTTCCGCTTCTGCCACCTCACGCTTTTTGCTCTCGGCCAGCCTTTTTTGCCGTTCAGTCTTGAGGTCTGTAGCCAGCCGGATGATCGTATCCGGATTGAGCAAGGCTTCCTCTATCTTCTCCGGCGTCATGTATGCGCCATGCTTGCGTATGGTCGGCAGAACTTCGCCAACCACCCATTCCTCAAATCGCTCAGCTGCGGGAAGCTTGGAGCGCATGATGAGGCGATAGACATCACGTTCGGGGATGATCTTCATGTGCCGAGCCTGCCCCGTCATTTTTACGGGTGAGGTCAGAGCTGCTTTGCAATGTGAACGGATAGCTTGATCCGTGTCGGCATATCCCAACACTTCAGCCACATCCTTTGCCACGAACCAGGGTTCACCCTGATCGTCCTGAACCACACGAACATTGGCCTGATCGAATTGGAAGGGGATGATGTTGCTAGGCATGGCAACCTCCATGCAGGGGGTGAACAAGCTCGGCTTGGGTGTATTCCTTGTCCAGAGTGATACGCAGATTGCCTACGGTGTGCTCAATGGCATGAGCAATGTCGATGGCCTTGTCTTGGCAGGAACGGGCGACAACCTGATTGTGGGCACCAAAGGCGCTGAGTTTCACCAGATCGCAAAGGGCTTCCTCAAGGCTGCACTGGCGGGCGGAAGGATTGGGGTGGGATTGGGCCGGTTGAACGGATGGATGGAAGTTGACGACGAGAACATTGCCGTTGCGGACGAATAGCGATTCGTTTACGTTGCGCTGAGCCATGACGTACCTCCCTTGAAGGTCGTTTGTGGTTAGGCCTCGGTTGGGAATTGCCGTTCCCTCCGGGGCCGTTTTTTTTGTTTGGTTACTTGGTTTCCTTTTTCTTTTCCTCGGCCTCTTTCAGTCTTTTTTCCATGCATTCAATGAACATGTCCTTGATGGTCATGCCTTCCGTTGCTGCAAGGATTTTAATCCTGCGGTGGAGTTTTTTGTTGAGCCTCATTGTAAATGTGGTTTGTTCTTCTTTCATAAGAATTTAATAATTACATGATTACAAACTGTCAATAAGAAAATTTGACTTTTGTTCAAGTAGAGATATGCCAATAACGCAAATGCCTTCTGGGTATTTTTTTTGTCTAGAAGTGAGGTCAGAAGATGGATTCCAACGTCTTGATCATATTGGTTATGGTTGGCCTTTTTGTGCTTTGCGTGGTTGTGGCCAAGTTGATCAATGTCCCGACCGCTGAAGTCTCTGTGGAGGCGAAACAGCCTCAACAGGAACCGGAAAAGGGGGTTCAAGCTTTGTATCAGCAAGATGAAGTCAAATCGGATTCGAAAATCGGCAAGCAGATCGTAGCTGCGACAAAGCAGCAACAGACAGAAAGGGCAGACTCTTCGTCTATGCGGACTGGGATTTCTGTCGAGGATTATGAAGCATTTGTTGGAAATAATTTTATTAAATATTATGAGAGGATTGAGCTTTTCGATAGTCTTGATGGCAAGTACAAAGGGAAGTGGCATTGGCCCGGATTCTTTTTTGCTCCCGCTTGGTTGCTGTATCGGAAACTGTACCCTCAAGCTGCCTTTGTCTTGGTTCTATCGTTCATTCCAATTGTTGGATTCATTGCGCATTGCTACGTGGGGTGGGCAGGATATCATATGTATTACAAAAACGCTCGGAAGAGCATTGAATCCATATGCCGTTTATTCCCAAACAAGGACAACAAGTTGCGTTTGAAAAAAATAGGAGGGACCTTGGTTTGGGTGCCATGGCTTTCCGGTGTGCTGTATCTGCTTGGTTTGTTAGCTTTCCTTGCCAATTTTTAAGGCGCAAGCAAGGGTATTGAATTGGAATATCATAAGAGGCTGGAAGTGCGGAATTTGTTGTTGCTTGGCGTTGTGCATATTCTAACTTTTGTTTTTATATATCCAAATAATACATATGCCAGCAATGCTTTCACTGCTTATGGGATATCTTTTTCAGGCCCAGACGGTGTTGATTTTAAGACATTTAATACAACAGAAAGAGATATGACAACCAAGTTGGCTGCGTATGAAGGCCCGGACGGAAGTATTCTGGTTAGTATTCACAACATTCCATACAAACAAGATATATTATATCTCTATAAATTGCAGCGGCATGAAACGAAACGTGTGAGAAGGTATTTAAGGTATATTGAAAAATCTTCTGGCAAAAATTTTCAGACTTTTAATCCACAAATATTGACCGTTTCGGGAGCGCATGGATTGCAGTATGGGTTTCATGTAAAAATGGATGGAGCTCATACATATGGAATGTCCTTCGTTTGTGTTCCGATGGGGATGATAGAGGTTCTGATTGTGGGCAAATCTTATTTGAATAAAAACGATTCATATGATGCATTCAAACTCCTTCAAAAAAAATACTATAAAAAAATAGTTAAAAGCATTCGTTTCGAATAAGTATTTTGTGCCGCCTTTCCTTTTCCCGTCTCATCCCTGTCAACCCCCCATATTCCCGTCTTCTCCCGTTCTGTGCCGTTCCCTGTCGTCCTGCGCAAAATCCCCCGTGGTAGAATCCCGGGCAACTGAAGAGGGTCCGCGTTCAGGCCCGGACCGCCCGTCCTGCTTGTGGCTCGGCGGTGCGATATCCGTGCGGCCTGACCGGACCACCGCGAAGGGGAAACAGCATGATCGACAGGGCAGAGCTGGTACGACTGGAAAAGGGCGAGGACGGCACGTTCGGCGTATTGAAGCTGAACGGCCATGTCTTTTGCATGACCTTGGAACCGCAGGATCGGGACAACGCCGTGGGCGCGTCCTGCATCCCGGAGGGCCGGTATTTCTGCCAGCCCGTGCATTCCCCCGGATTCGGCGACGTGTACGAGATCGCGAACGTACCCGGCCGCACCCACATTCTGGTGCATCCCGGCAATCTGGTCCGGGATACCGAGGGATGCGTGCTGCTCGGCAGGCGATACGGCACCCTTGACGGACAGCGCGGCATCCTGACTTCCCGCGACACCGTGACGGAGTTCCTGTCTGTCGCCGACAACCAGCCCTTTGCCCTGACCATCATCGACGCGAGCGAGGTGTAGCCGTGCTGCCCATCATCGGAGCCGTGGCCGGACTGGCCACAACCATCGTGCAGGGTGTGACCGGCCACTTCAAGGGCAAGCAGGAGATTCGGAAGGCTGTTGTCGAGAACCGTGTCCGTCTGGCCCGGTCGGATCAGGAGTTCAATCACGAGTGGGAGATGAAGCAGCTGGAGAACGCCGGGTGGAAGGACGATGTGCTGTTCTTCGCTTGGATCGGGTTCTTCATCTGGTCCGGGTTCTGCCCGGAAGAGGCGGCCAAGGTGCTCCATGCGTGGGAGTCCCTGCCCGACTGGTTTCTTCAGATTTTCTTCTGGATCGTGGCTGCGGTGCTGGGCGTGAAGAAGATCGGTGACTACCTGCCCGGGGCCGTGCGCGGAGTCCGGGACGCCCTGAGCAGGGGAGGCTCGAAATGAGCAGTCCCTGGACTCTGGACAAGAAGATTCCCCTCGCCCTTGTCTTTGCCATCCTGATGCAGACCGTGGCCGCCATCTGGTGGGCTTCCGGGCTGCAGGGACAGGTTCAGGCGAATTCCAAGGACATCCGGCAATTGCGGCTCGAGATCGATGCGACTTCCAGTCTCAGGTCCGACATGGCCGAGGTCAAGAACGACATCGGCTGGATCAAGGGCTGGCTGGAAAAGTACGGGCGATAGACATTTTTCAATGACTGAAACCCTGCGGCCTCACATGACCCCGGAGGCCGATCTGCCGGGCAGGAGCAGTAAGCCCCGGCGTAACGGATAAACGAGCGCGGTTCGAATGATTCGGGAGTGGTGACGACGGCCAGCCCGAGCCCTGAAAGGGAAAACGGTCGGATGGACTCCGCAGGCTCGATAATTCGCAGGGCATAGGTTGAAGGATCATAGCTTTCGATTTCTGTTTTGGGGTCTTCAGACGTGGGAAAATGACATGGCAGGCAAGACGGCGCAACTGACGGCAAGGCAAAGGGCGTTTGTTCAGGAATACCTTGTGGACCTGAACGCAACGCAGGCCGCCATTCGTGCCGGGTACAGCAAAAGGTCGGCCTATTCGCAGGGACAGCGACTGTTGAAGAAAGCTGAGATTCAGGCTGCGATACGGGAAGAGCTTGAGAAACGGACGGAACGTACGCAGATCACGCAGGATTACGTGCTGAAGAACATCGTGAGCATTGTCGAGCGGTGCATGCAGGCGGAACCTGTGACCGATCGCAAGGGAAAGCCGGTGTACGTGGAGAACGCGGCCGGGGAACAGGTGCCAGCGTACACGTTCGACAGCCACGGAGCCTTGCGCGGGAACGAGCTGCTGGGAAAGCACCTCGGGATGTTCAACGAGAAGGTCGACCACAACGTGGAAGGCAGTCTGACCATCAACCTGAAACGCTACGATGACGAGAGCAACGGCGAGAATGGAAATTGATCTGCCATACAACTGGAATCCGCGTCCGCACCAGCTGCCGCTGTGGCAGTCGTTTGCGGGTGGCTGTCTGCGTGGTGTCGTGGTCTGGCATCGAAGGGCGGGCAAGGACTCCACGGCGCTGAACATGACGTGCGTGAAGGCGCATGAGCGTGTCGGCGTGTACTGGCACATGCTGCCCACGCAGAAGCAGGCGCGTCGATCCGTCTGGAACGGCATTGACAGGGAAGGCCGACGCATCATCGATCAGGTGTTCCCGCCCGTGATCCGCAGCCGTACCAGCTCGCAGGAGATGCTCATCGAACTCAAGTGCGGCTCCATCTGGCAGTTGTGCGGCAGCGACAACTACAATGCGCTGGTCGGCTCCAACCCGGTCGGCGTGATCTTTTCCGAATGGTCTCTGGCCGATCCGCTGGCGTGGGACTACATCCGTCCGATTCTGGCCGAGAACATGGGCTGGGCCCTGTTCATCTACACGCCGCGCGGCAGAAACCACGGCTGGGAGATATACGACATGGCCCGGCACAACCCGAACTGGTTCTGCCAGCGGCTGACCGTGGACGATACGCATGTGATTTCCGAAGCCGCGATTCAGGAGGAGCGGGACGCGGGCATGGACGAGGACAAGGTGCAGCAGGAATTCTACTGCTCCTTTGATGCGGCACTGCCCGGCGCGTATTTCGGCCAGCTCATGAATGCGGCGGAC
Above is a window of Pseudodesulfovibrio tunisiensis DNA encoding:
- a CDS encoding BRO family protein: MPSNIIPFQFDQANVRVVQDDQGEPWFVAKDVAEVLGYADTDQAIRSHCKAALTSPVKMTGQARHMKIIPERDVYRLIMRSKLPAAERFEEWVVGEVLPTIRKHGAYMTPEKIEEALLNPDTIIRLATDLKTERQKRLAESKKREVAEAERDRLKPKAETLDSLMASDTALPIGSVAKALHKDFGIGRNKLFKFLRDRGVLMANNEPKQIYMDRGYFRVVERRYEVHGEMRVGTQTLVYQRGVTFIVKLLRKSEDKEAA
- a CDS encoding terminase small subunit; amino-acid sequence: MAGKTAQLTARQRAFVQEYLVDLNATQAAIRAGYSKRSAYSQGQRLLKKAEIQAAIREELEKRTERTQITQDYVLKNIVSIVERCMQAEPVTDRKGKPVYVENAAGEQVPAYTFDSHGALRGNELLGKHLGMFNEKVDHNVEGSLTINLKRYDDESNGENGN
- a CDS encoding DUF5675 family protein, with the protein product MIDRAELVRLEKGEDGTFGVLKLNGHVFCMTLEPQDRDNAVGASCIPEGRYFCQPVHSPGFGDVYEIANVPGRTHILVHPGNLVRDTEGCVLLGRRYGTLDGQRGILTSRDTVTEFLSVADNQPFALTIIDASEV
- a CDS encoding DUF2628 domain-containing protein, whose protein sequence is MDSNVLIILVMVGLFVLCVVVAKLINVPTAEVSVEAKQPQQEPEKGVQALYQQDEVKSDSKIGKQIVAATKQQQTERADSSSMRTGISVEDYEAFVGNNFIKYYERIELFDSLDGKYKGKWHWPGFFFAPAWLLYRKLYPQAAFVLVLSFIPIVGFIAHCYVGWAGYHMYYKNARKSIESICRLFPNKDNKLRLKKIGGTLVWVPWLSGVLYLLGLLAFLANF